The genomic DNA ATTTACTATTCACTCTCTAGCTCTAGGGAGCTATAAGTCTGCCGGATCTCTCGGAGCTGAATCGGCACTCTATAAACACTGGATATGCCCACAAATTGGCAAGACGCAACTTATCAGGCTTGACGCAAAAAATGTTGAGAAAATATCTTCTGCCATGTTTGCGAAAAAACAAAACAAAAGAGCTTCTTGAAGAATTACAGATCCGATCCCCTCTGCCCCATGATATGCCTATTTTAGCTCTATACTGCGGCTTACGATTCGGAGAAATTGCGTCCCTTACATGGCAGGACATCGATTTCGGGAATGAGGATATTTATATTCGAGACCCTAAAGCAGGAGTTAACCGTAAAACCTTCTTCATTAATCAAGTACGAGAGATGCTAAAGCGCAGACACGCTAAACCTCACGCAAGCGCAGAACGGTTATTCAGCACCATTAATGAGGGTAAACTTGTGCAAGTCTCAACGACATTCCGTAGAATTGCGGCTGAAATGTTCAATGAAGAAGTGGCTGGTCCCAGACAAAGAGTCTGCTTCAATTTGCATCATGGCATGTCCAGCATAGAACGGAGCTATACACCGGTAAGGAGCTCATGGGGAGCAGTAGCTTTAAAATAACAAGCTATCACTACCTTGTCTCTTACGGGCTTAGGAAGGCTGTTAAGGTTTTGGAGGATTAGTAGACTAACAGGTGAGGAGTATTAATCATGCCAAATGGCTTGCTTAAGTTGATATGTGGCAATTCAGATTGTGTAGATCGTGATGGTTTATTGATATATTGCCCTATAGCCCGTCTGGGGAAGAAGATCATTTCTCCCCCAAACAAACGTATTATTTAAATATGCCAGCTAACTTCTTCATGGCATCTGTTCCGTCCGAAGCCTTAACTCCGTCCAGCCACTTTGCCAATAAATCTT from Maridesulfovibrio frigidus DSM 17176 includes the following:
- a CDS encoding tyrosine-type recombinase/integrase encodes the protein MLRKYLLPCLRKNKTKELLEELQIRSPLPHDMPILALYCGLRFGEIASLTWQDIDFGNEDIYIRDPKAGVNRKTFFINQVREMLKRRHAKPHASAERLFSTINEGKLVQVSTTFRRIAAEMFNEEVAGPRQRVCFNLHHGMSSIERSYTPVRSSWGAVALK